The DNA region ATGTGCTTTTCGAAGGAGTATTGGTCCCCCCGGGATGTACGCTCAACGTCGAGGCTGGCACCCGCCTCTATATGCACAGCACCGCCGTTTTGGTGGTACAGGGCACGTTGCACATCAACGGTACGCCCTCTGAGGTGGTTCGGATTACCAGCACGCGCGATTTTACCGGCGCCGAAAGTAAGGACCCTTACTTGAACCAGCCAAACCAGTGGGGCGGAATCATTTTTGTGAACGGGAGTACTGACAATCGGATCGATTTTACTGACATTAAAAACGGGGAACGTTTTCAGGTAGGATTACCCGACGTAGAAGGACCCGTCGACTTGCAGATCTCCAACTCGCTCATCGCCAACATGGCCAGCAATACGTTCTGGTGCTACAAGCCCACTTCGCTGGTGGCGTATAACAACCTTTTTATCAACGGTGGCGAGCGGCTCTTGGCGGCATTGGGAGGTACCTATTATTTCGCGCACAACACGTTCGCCTACAATACCAACCTGCGGACGATCCGCCGGACCGCAGCGGTGGTAATTTCCGATTTGTACAGTTATTATAATGAGGAGGGGCAAGAGATCGAGGCGCAAGTTCCCTATTCTTTCTTCTTTGTCAACAACATTGTGTCCGGGCGCAATGAAGAAGAATTCCAGATGGGTCTGTCAACTCCCGAAAGCCAGGCAGAAATCCATAATAATGTTATTTCGCTGCGCGATGCCTCTAAGTTGCCCCTCGAAGACTTCGCTTCGGCAAACCGGCTGATTTCCTGGGAACTTGATTTTGCTAACCCGATCGAGTACGACTTCCGACTCGATACACTCGACACAGATTCTCCGGCCCGGCAGTACGGCGCTGACCTCACGACCTTTTCGCTGCCGGGCGTACGCACGTCCGATTTGCGGCGCGATTTTTTAAACGGTCCCCGCAGCCTGACCACACCCAACGTCGGCGCCATCGAAGAATAAAGACGCCCGGCAGCTTGGCTGCCAGGCGATCATGAAACAAATGGAAACAGATGGTTTTGTTAGATCAAGCCTGCTTTGGCTTCAATGTTCAACCGCACGGTGACCCCCAGGGTGACGGGCGTCTGGTTGACAGTACCGGTTATGTAAAAACGAAGAGTCTTTTTGGTCATCAGTGAGGCAGCCAGTAGGTCTGTGTTTTCTGACGGAAACGCGACAAACGCTTGCTGCGCATACAGATCGGCAACGTTCAGATTTCTGAAGTGCGCTAATACAACCGGGGTATCATTCTCGTTTTCCGTATAGCTCAAGGTGCCGGTCTCCAGCAACAGATCCTGTTTGTTGTCAGGGCTGGTGACCAGCGAATCGACTTTGTAAGCCAAAGCAATGATCGATATAGTTTGCAGACGGTTGGCATACTTGTCCAGCTCCTCGTCGTCGAGGGGATCGTAGACCACCTTCTCAGAGATACTTTTGGCGCTTCCCATAGAGGAAAGCAGGAAACTCACGTCCAGATTACGAGTGAAGGTCACCGTCGTAACGCGTTTTACATTCTCGCAGCTTGCTAACAGGAATACTACGCTTAGCAAGCCTATTACTTTGGCACCCCAGGCACTCGCTTTGATCCTACTCATATATAATTAAACTATATCAAGTTGACAGAGCAAAGATCAGCGAAGCGTGATACAAAAAAAATTCTATATTTTACCAGAAATAACCTATTGCACTTAGGCCAGAGTCTATGCTGCCTTCAACCGTTAATTACTTCCAAACCAGCGAGATAAATGAATTCTACGCCAGCACCGAGGGAATGGCACTAGTCGCAAAGCAATAAAAAAATTTGGCGACCAAGCTGGATTATACAAATATCTTACAAGGAATAAGCCCTACCGCCGCCGGCGCGGCCGCTTGCCTGACTTTTTGGTTGGGCTCTTTTTGGTGGGCGAAGGGCGACGCTTCTTTTCGTGAAAGGCACCTTGATAAGTAGGATCTTCTCGCTTGCGCTGCTGATCGATCGCGCGCGCCATCTCCTGCTGTTCCTCAAACGAGGTGGCCACCACGGGAACCGCTTCCGGTAACGCATGGCGGGGAATGGCGCCGTGAATGATTTTCTCGATCCGCTCGATGTGGTAGGCCTCGGCGGGGTTCATCAGCGTTACCGATACACCTTCGTGTTCGGCACGTCCGGTGCGCCCCACACGGTGCACGTAGTCTTCGTACACAATAGGCACATCAAAGTTGATCACGTGGGTTACGTCCTGTACATCGATGCCCCTGGAAGCGACGTCGGTTGCTACCAGTACGTGTAGCTCTCCCGCTCGGAAAGCATTCATGGCATTGAGGCGGGCGTTCTGATCTTTGTTGGCGTGGATAACCCGAACCCGCTCTCCCCATTCGCGGACCAGCCTGTTGTAAATGTAGTTGGCCGTCGTACGGGTTTTGGTAAAAATAAACGCGCGGGCTACCTCGTCCTGCCGCAACAGGTGCGTCACGAAATTGAGCTTGGTGGCCTGATTGGGCACCTCGTACAACCGCTGCTCTACCGTTTCGGTTACGGTTGCTTGGGGTGCCACTTCTACACGCTCCGGAAATTCCAGGAACTCCTCCGAGAGGCGCAGCACCTTGTCGGGCATGGTGGCCGAAAACAGCAGATTCTGCCGCTTGCGGGGGATGATCTCTAACAGTTGGCGGATCTGGGGCATAAAGCCCATGTCCATCATCTTGTCGGCTTCGTCTAGCACGAGCACCTTCAGTTCTTTCAGGATCAGCGTGCCTTTCCGGTAATGGTCCATCAGGCGGCCGGGCGTCGCAATCACCAGATCGAGCCCCGCTTCGATGGCATCGGTCTGCATTTTGAAGCCCGTTCCCCCGTAGAGTGCGGCGTGCCGCAGGTCAAGGTGGCGGTTCAGTTGCGCGACGTGCTCGTTCAACTGAATGGCCAGCTCGCGGGTCGGGGCCAGAATCAACCCACGCGGATGCTCCCCCTGGGCGTACTTCAATTTCATAAGTAGCGGCAACACGAAGGCCGCCGTTTTGCCGGTACCCGTGGGCGCGATGCCCAGCACGTCGTGTCCCGCCATGATGAGCGGAATGGTACGTTGCTGCACAGCTGTGGGACTATCAAAGCCGGCGTCGGCAATGGCGTCCAACAACTGGCGGTTGAGCTTCAGGTCAGCAAAAGAAGGAGGATCGGTTGTGCTACTCATGCCGCAAAGTTCGGCATTAATCCGCAGAGCAGCTCCGAAAGAAAAATGCGGTTAGGAGGTTTTGCCGGTAGACTGTCCACTATCGCCCGCAATGTTGCTGCGCATGTCGGTATCCGCCTGAATGTTCTGCAGTCGATAGTAGTCCATCACCCCCAGGTTGCCGCTTTGGAAGGCCGACGCAATGGCTTTCGGCACTTCGGCCTCGGCTTCGATTACGCGCGCGCGTGCTTCCTGGGCTTTGGCCCGCATCTCCTGCTCTACCGCTACGGCCATGGCGCGCCGCTCTTCGGCTTTGGCTTCTGCCACTTTGAGGTCGGCATTGGCCTGGTCGATCTGCAACTTTGCCCCGATGTTGGTCCCGACGTCGACGTCGGCAATGTCGATGGAAAGGATTTCAAAGGCCGTTCCGGCATCCAGACCACGCTGTAACACGAGCTTGGAGATTTTGTCGGGATTTTCCAGCACATCCTTGTGAGAAGCCGCCGACCCAATGGAGGTCACAATTCCCTCGCCGACCCGCGCCAGGATGGTGTCTTCGCCTGCGCCGCCAACCAGCTGTTGAATGTTGGCCCGCACCGTAACGCGCGCTTTGGCAATCAGCTGAATGCCGTCGGCCGCTACGGCGGCTACGTTGGGCGTGTTGATCACTTTAGGATTAACGGAAATCTGCACCGCTTCAAATACGTCGCGCCCCGCCAGGTCGATGGCCGTGGCCTGCTTGAACGTGAGGTTGATGTTGGCTTTGTCGGCCGAAATGAGCGCTTTAATGACCGACGGCACGTTGCCTCCGGCCAGATAGTGGGTTTCGATCTCGCTGCTCGAGACCTGGAGCCCCGCTTTGGTGGCGGTAATCAGCGATTCGACCACGATCCGCGGGGGCACCTTCCGAATCCGCATGAAGACCAGTTCAAAAAGATTGATCCTGACTCCGGAAAATACCGCCGTAATCCAGAGGTTCAGCGGCACGAAGTACAGAAAGAGGTAGATCAGCACAATGCCGACCACGATCAGTATGACGACAGACAGAAATCCTTCACCCATGGTAGGTTTTTATGTAGGTTTTATAGTTTCGACCGTTACTCTATTGTTATCGATCCGTAAGATGCGCACTTTTGAGCTTTCGGGCACAAAGCCGTCCTGCGAAAACACCTCGAATGTGCCCGCCGGAAACTCGGCTTTCCCGTAAGGACGCAGGGCCGAAAGCGTCTCGCCCACTTCGCCGGGCTTCAGCAGGCGTTCACTTTGGTCGTTGGTGCGACCCAAGAGGCGGTCCTGCAAAGCAAAGCGTTGCCACGACTCTGAACGAAATCCATAATAAAAGGCCACTCCAGCGACCAGCGCGGCGCCTAACAACACCCCCGTGCCCCACAACGGACCGTGGGCACGGTAGGTCAGGTAGATTCCGATCGCCGCGCAGAGCCCTCCGGCAATGCCGACAATGGTGGTGCCCGGCACAAAGAGCACCTCAATCAAAATTAGTACAATGCCGATGCCTAACAACGTGGCGATTAACATACGACGCGAATTGACGAGAAAAGATAAGCAAAATAATCAATTGCGCGGGGTTTAAGGGCACGAGGCGCGGCAGGTGTACAGAGGCAATGAGAGTTATTCTTGCTTCACAAATATCATTTTTTACCTTTGTATAGTTAAATTTTCCCCCTTTTATGGAAAATCTGAGAAGTCTGATTGAATTAGTTACGAAGAAACGTATCAAAAAAATCGAGCTGTTTGACGAAGGCAGCCGTAATAAAAACAGTAACTACTTCCAGCTTTTCGATGGTATTCATTCCGGTCGATTTAAGACCGACGAAGAAGCAGCCGCCGAAATTTACCAGTGCGACCCGGCCGAAAAGAAGTACCTCATTCTGAAAACCCGGCTAAAACAAAAGCTGCTCAACACGCTCTTTTTTCTGGATTTTCACGATCCTGACGTAGCGGAATACAAGGCGGTTGCCTACGAGTGTAACAAGACGCTTTTCAACGCCCGTGTCTTACTTTTGCACAATTCTGCCCGTTTGGCCATCCCTGCCGTAGAAAAAGCGCTCAAACAAGCCGAATCCTACTACCTGACTGAGATTGCATTAGAGTGCGCACGCATCCTGCGCCAGCACGCCAGCAAAGAGGGGCCCTACAAAGAATTTCTGCGGTACTGCGAACAAGCCGACTATGCCGAGAACCGCCTGCGAATCGAAAACCTGTCGGAGCGGTATTGGGAAGAGGCCACCGCGCTGCTGCGCAAGTCGAAGACCAGCCGCGACAAGGTGCGGGAAGTGGCCAAGAAGGGCTACG from Catalinimonas alkaloidigena includes:
- a CDS encoding DEAD/DEAH box helicase, coding for MSSTTDPPSFADLKLNRQLLDAIADAGFDSPTAVQQRTIPLIMAGHDVLGIAPTGTGKTAAFVLPLLMKLKYAQGEHPRGLILAPTRELAIQLNEHVAQLNRHLDLRHAALYGGTGFKMQTDAIEAGLDLVIATPGRLMDHYRKGTLILKELKVLVLDEADKMMDMGFMPQIRQLLEIIPRKRQNLLFSATMPDKVLRLSEEFLEFPERVEVAPQATVTETVEQRLYEVPNQATKLNFVTHLLRQDEVARAFIFTKTRTTANYIYNRLVREWGERVRVIHANKDQNARLNAMNAFRAGELHVLVATDVASRGIDVQDVTHVINFDVPIVYEDYVHRVGRTGRAEHEGVSVTLMNPAEAYHIERIEKIIHGAIPRHALPEAVPVVATSFEEQQEMARAIDQQRKREDPTYQGAFHEKKRRPSPTKKSPTKKSGKRPRRRR
- the floA gene encoding flotillin-like protein FloA (flotillin-like protein involved in membrane lipid rafts), encoding MGEGFLSVVILIVVGIVLIYLFLYFVPLNLWITAVFSGVRINLFELVFMRIRKVPPRIVVESLITATKAGLQVSSSEIETHYLAGGNVPSVIKALISADKANINLTFKQATAIDLAGRDVFEAVQISVNPKVINTPNVAAVAADGIQLIAKARVTVRANIQQLVGGAGEDTILARVGEGIVTSIGSAASHKDVLENPDKISKLVLQRGLDAGTAFEILSIDIADVDVGTNIGAKLQIDQANADLKVAEAKAEERRAMAVAVEQEMRAKAQEARARVIEAEAEVPKAIASAFQSGNLGVMDYYRLQNIQADTDMRSNIAGDSGQSTGKTS
- a CDS encoding NfeD family protein — protein: MLIATLLGIGIVLILIEVLFVPGTTIVGIAGGLCAAIGIYLTYRAHGPLWGTGVLLGAALVAGVAFYYGFRSESWQRFALQDRLLGRTNDQSERLLKPGEVGETLSALRPYGKAEFPAGTFEVFSQDGFVPESSKVRILRIDNNRVTVETIKPT